Below is a window of Mucilaginibacter ginkgonis DNA.
TGGGCTGGGTCCACTTCGTTTGGGTTTTTATCGAAGTATTTAAGCGTCGCTGTCTTGATACCAAACGTATTATTACCGAAAGGTACAGTATTGAAATACAGCGTCAATATCTGTTGCTTAGAATAAACGTGTTCTATCTTGAACGCCGTTAGCCACTCTTTACATTTAGAAACGATTGTCCGTAATACCGGGATGTGCCTTATCACCCCTTGCGACTTGCGTTTGCGGGTTGAAAAAAGGTTTTTTGCCAATTGCTGCGTAATAGTGCTCCCCCCCCGTTTGTCGCCTTTCGCTGTAGACACTAAACTGGTAGCGAACGAGTAAAAATCAACACCGGAGTGGTTATAAAAACGTACGTCTTCGGTAGCAATAAGCGCGTTTACAAGGTTTGGGGATATCTCCTTAAACTCTACCGGTGAACGGTTTTCTTTGTAATAACGGCCGATAAGTTTTCCATCGGCATAATACACTTCTGATGCGGTGGAAAGAGTGTGTGTCTTAATATCCTGCATGTCAGGCGAGTAACCAAACAGCCACAAAAAGTTAAGTTCTATTGCACAAAAAAAGATAATTACAAAGTAGATGAATATAAGGAAACCACGCAGGATCTTGTTGCTGATACGTTTGAACATTGCGTAAATATGTGAATTAATTGCGCTTTTTAGGTTTTTGCGCTGCAAATATTACTAACGTAATTTTAACAATGAAATTTTAGTTTGGTTATAAAGAACACTTTAAATGTGATCGTGCATAACGAATAGTTGAACCACATAGCCCAATTCTTCAACTATTACTTTTCTGGTCAAATAGCAACCTATCTATCAATGCAAAAGACTTAAGACGCACCGAGCCTAAAACAATATTACGTATTGTACGTACTATGCTTGAAAACTATATACTGTTTATTTTTCTATACAATTAAACGCTAATACCTATATTAGCCCGCTTTGATAGAGCATTTCAAATTCGCAAATGGCTAAAATTTTAATTATTGATGATGAGCGTGCCATCCGCAGCACGTTAAGGGAAATATTGGAGTATGAAGACTACATCGTTGAGGATGTAGACAATGGTATAGACGGCCTGGAACTGATCAAAAAGAATGATTATGACCTTGTACTGTGCGATATCAAAATGAACCGCATGGACGGCATGGAAGTGCTCACTGAAGGTTTAACCATTAAGCCGGATCTGCCTTTCATCATGATATCGGGCCATGGCACTGTTGAAACAGCAGTAGAAGCCAGCAAAAAAGGTGCTTTCGACTTTATTTCTAAACCACCAGATTTAAACCGTTTATTAATTACCGTTCGCAACGCGCTTGACCGTGGTAGCTTAGTAACAGAAGCCAAAACCTTAAAACGCAAGGTATCGAAGGTTCGGCCAATTTTGGGTACTTCGCAAGCCATTAGCCGTATACAGGAAACGATCGACCGTGTGGCACCTACAGAAGCCCGTGTATTGATCACCGGCGCCAACGGCAGCGGTAAAGAACTGGTGGCCCGCTGGCTGCACGAAAAATCTAATCGTGCAAATGCTCCTCTCATAGAGGTTAACTGCGCGGCCATCCCTTCCGAATTAATCGAAAGCGAATTATTTGGCCACGAGAAAGGCTCATTTACATCAGCTGTAAAACAACGTATCGGTAAATTTGAATCGGCAAGTGGTGGTACATTATTTTTGGACGAGATCGGCGACATGAGCCACTCGGCCCAGGCAAAGGTTCTGCGTGCGCTGCAGGAAAGCAAGATAACCCGTGTTGGCGGCGAAAAGGAAATTGAAGTTGATGTGCGCGTAGTTGCTGCCACTAACAAAGACCTGCTTAAGGAAATTGAGGATGGCAACTTCCGTATGGACTTGTATCATCGCCTTAGCGTAATATTGATACATGTCCCGCCGTTGACAGAGCGCCGCGATGACATTCCATTGCTTACGCAGAATTTCCTCGAAGAGATATGCAATGAGTATGGCATGACGGTTAAAAAGGTGTCAGAAGCCGGTATGGAAGCACTTAAGGCATTGCCGTGGACGGGAAATATCCGCGAGCTGCGCAACATGATTGAGCGTTTGATCATCCTGAGCGATAAGGTGATCACGGACGCGGACGTAAAGGCATTTGCCAACCCTTCCGCGCCGGTTACACACGCAGGCGGAGAAGCAGCTATAGGGTCAACCACAGCTGCTGCCCCTCAGCAGGATTTTAATCAGTTTAAAAACTTTCAGGAATACAAGGATTTCGCAGAGCGCGAATACATAAAATTTAAACTGGAAAAAAATAATTGGAACGTGTCTAAAACCGCTGATGATATTGACATTCAGCGCAGCCACCTCTACAGTAAAATTGAGAAATACGGATTAAAAAGGGGCGAATAGCCCCTTTTGCATTTAACTGCTTAAATACCATGAAAAAAGATATTCCCGATAATAGAGTTGAAGACGTTGCTATTGGTGTAGCACTCGAAAAGGAAGATATTGAAAGCAAGCTTTGGTACGTTTACCTAATCAACTTAAAGGATACAGCTATAGAAAATGTACTCATCACATCAAAAGGTTACGGCGAAAAAAATGGCGAACAGGTGAAAACATCGGTTTTGCGCCACATGATCCCGCAGTTAGACGCCGGTGCCTATGCCTTGATAGAACCAATAGACGAAGCGACATTTGGTTTGAGTAATGAATACTGGTTAAGCTATTATATAGGCCGAGAAATCTACGATAAGAAATTTATCTTCCTGCCGGAGAGCATTGTGGAATCGAATTTCATAAGGCTGCCGGTACTAAATAAGCCCGGAGTGATGATCAAATAGTCCATAGATCAAAGTTGATGGTTCATAGCTGCCATGTCATCCCGAACTTGTTTCGGGATCCCATCACCAATGAAAATTTGATTTGTAAGTGAGATGCCGAATCAAGTTCGGCATGACCGCTGCTATGCTATTTTGCTCCAAATAAGCCATATTTCAGAATACAATAGATGGCGCGCACACCGTCCTTCCATCCTATCTTTTTGCCTTCGTCGTAGGTACGGCCATAGTAAGATATGCCAACCTCGTAAAGACGAAGTTTTGGGATGCGTGAAAGTTTGATGGTTACCTCGGGCTCAAAACCAAAGCGATTTTCCCGTAGAGATAAACCTTGTATCAATTTGGTATTGAACAACTTATAACATGTTTCCATGTCTGTTAAATTAAGATTGGAAAACATGTTGCACAAAAAAGTGAGGAACTTATTACCGATGGTATGCCAGAAAAACAAGATACGGTGCGGGTTGCTGCCCATAAACCGGGAACCATAAACCACGTCGGCAAAACCTTTGCAAATGGGTTTCAGCAGGTCGTTGTACTCCTGAGGATCATACTCCAAATCGGCATCCTGGATAATGAGGTACTCTCCGGTCGCTTTAGAAATACCAGTATGTAAGGCCGCACCCTTTCCTTTATTTAGTTCATGCTCGAAATATTGAATATTCACGCCCGGATATTTTGCACAATAATTGGCAACTGCGCCGGCAGTATCGTCTGTAGAACAATCGTTGACAATGATAATTTCTTTTTCGATGTCATCGAGCAGATCAACCGCCATTATCTTATTCAGGATAAGGTGGATAGTATTTGCTTCATTATAAGCGGGGATAACTATAGATAACTTATTGATCTTGGCGTTCATGCAGGTAGAAAGCGTAAGGCTTAGATTTTATTAAGATAAGCAAAACCGCTATATATCAAAATAAAGCATATTGGAGTTGCTTCGATTCAGTCCACAGCGGAACAACCGGCTCGGCAATGTGTTTGCCGGTAATATGATAAACAGCAGACTCGTGAAAACGCGATGCCACCACAATATTGGTGCGGCCTGCATGTAGTCTAAACAGATCTTCAACCAATTGAGGATCATTGTTATCGCGGGATAAATGTGCCAGCAGCAAATGGCTCATATGCGCAGACTTATGATCCGTAAATAATTTTAATGCCTGGGCATTAGAGATATGCCCCCTGCCACCGCTAATGCGCCGTTTTAGGTGATATGGATAGCGGCCGTTCATCAGCATCTGCTCGTCGTAATTGGCTTCCAGAAATGCGGCATGGCAACCTTTAAAGTTTGCAATAACATGATCGCATGCGCTGCCGATGTCGGTGATTACGCCAACCTTAATACCATTGTAAGTTATAGTAAAACTGTGCGGCTCCGCAGCATCATGTATCTTAGGGAAAGCAGTTACAGATATGCCATTAATACTTACAGGGTGATAAGCCACAAATGGGAATATCATGTGTTGCTGCAAGAACTGACGGCCGGTAAATGTAGTTCTTGGGGTAATGTAAACCGGCAGGTCGTATCTCTTAGCCAATACCGGCACCGCGGTAACATGGTCGGTATGCTCGTGGGAAATAAATATAGCACGCACCATCTTTAAATCGAGGCCCATACGCGCCATGCGCTTTTCGATTTCGCGGCAGGATAAACCGGCATCTACTAATATTGCATCGGTTTCATTGCCAACATAATAGCAATTACCGTTGCTTCCGGAATTAATTGACGCGATGTATAAAGACATTACTACAAATTAACGGCGTTTCTGCTAAAAATTATAGTAATGTTTAAAAAATTGTCAGTTCAAAAACCTAATGTCCCTCTATCGCATTTTTTACTTGTATAAATAAAAATTAATGCAATAATTTGCACAAAATTTAAAGACGGTTAAAATCATTAAATAATGAACGTTCAGAGCTTTACATCTACGGCCCCCTGTGCAAAATTTGCACCCGCTGCCGTTGCTTTGCGTTGTACTGATCTTTCAATTTTCCCTTCACGACGAAGGATCTATATCCCCAGGGTGTGAATGTAGCCTGTGCTGCTAAATTCTGCACCATCCTCAATTAAAGTGTGAAACACTTTACTCCTTAAACGTTTATTTATTTACGGCCCAAAAGCCAAGCAAGTTTAAAGGGTTTCCAAAATGACCATTAAAGATTTTGATATACTAGTCGCCTCAGAAAAGCATGTTGATTTTGCTCAGCAGATCACCATTGAAATGGCTGAGAGCGCTAAGGCACGCGGTACGGGTATAGCACAGCGCTCGCCGGAGTACGTCGCCAATAAGATGCTTGAAGGGAAGGCGGTAATTGCATTCCATAAAGACGGTACCTGGGCCGGCTTCTGCTACATAGAAACTTGGAGCCATGGCGATTTTGTTGCCAATTCAGGACTTATTGTTAATCCCATATTCCGTAAGGTTGGATTGGCAAATGCTATCAAGCACGAAGTGTTCAAATTATCCCGTTCCAAATATCCGGATGCCAAGATCTTCGGGCTTACTACAGGTTTAGCCGTAATGAAGATCAACTCTGAACTAGGCTACGAGCCGGTTACTTATTCTGAACTTACACAGGATGAAGATTTCTGGAAAGGTTGCCGCAGTTGCGTTAATTACGATATTTTGATGAGTAAGGAACGCAAGAATTGTATGTGCACGGCGATGCTTTACGACCCGGCTGAAAAACAAAAACACAAAGAAGATAAATTTAAGGAAATATCGCATAAAGCAACTTTGCTGGAGCGTATAGAGAACGCCTTGAAACTGCGTTCAACTAAAATAATTACCATTTTGGGCATTAGCGCCTTATTACACAAACTATTTGATAACTAATGAAACAGAAAGTTGTATTGGCCTATAGCGGCGGCCTCGACACCTCATTTTGCTGCATATACTTAACGCAAGACCTCGGCATGGAAGTGCACTCGGTAATTGTAAATACCGGTGGTTTTAGCGATGAGGAGTTAAAAGGCGTTGAAGAACGTGCATACAAAATGGGCGTTACATCGCATCACGTGGTTGATGAAACGGAGAATTTTTATAATACCTGCGTTAAGTATTTAACCTTTGGCAATGTGTTGAAGAATAATACCTATCCTCTTTCTGTAAGTGCTGAGCGCGTTAGCCAGGCAACTGCCATCGCAAACTATGCTAAGGAAATAGGTGCCGAATTTGTCGCCCATGGCAGCACCGGTGCAGGTAATGACCAGGTGCGTTTCGATATGATCTTTAATATCCTGATACCGGATGTGAAGATCCTCACTCCCATCCGCGACCTTAAATTGAGCCGTGAAGAAGAGATTACCTATTTAAAGGAGCACGGTGTTGACATGAATTTTGAAAAGGCTAAATATTCTATCAACAAAGGTATTTGGGGAACCTCTGTAGGCGGAAAAGAAACGCTTACTTCTAACTTAGGTTTACCAGAAGATGCGTGGCCAACCCCTGTGACGGAAAGTGCGGCGAGAAACCTTACACTCGAATTTAAACAAGGCGAATTATTTGCGATCGACGGGACAGGCTACGATCATCCAACAAAAGCGATACAAGCCTTGCAAGCAATCACTCAGCCTTACGGAATCGGTAGGGATATTCATGTTGGTGATACCATCATCGGCATAAAGGGCCGCGTAGGTTTTGAAGCCGCGGCACCAATTGTTATCATTAAGTCTCATCACACATTAGAAAAGCACGTGCTTACCAAATGGCAGCTGTCCTGGAAAGACCAGCTAGCATCTTTTTACGGCAACTGGCTGCATGAGGGCCAATTCCATGACCCTATTATGCGCGATATTGAGGCATTCTTAAACAGCACGCAAGCCAAAGTGAGCGGAAAAGTTTTTGTAGAGCTTAACCCATACCGTTTCCAGGTAACAGGCATCGAATCTGACCATGACCTGATGTCTAATAAATTCGGCAGCTACGGCGAAATGAATAATGCCTGGACCGGCGAAGATGTTAAAGGTTTCTCTAAGATCTTTGGTAACCAGGTGATGATCTATCACAAAGTAAACAGTGCCGAGTAATGAATGCTATTTTATCTAAAGATAAATGTTTAAGCAAATACACTTGGGGTGATAATTGTACCGGGTGGAATTTTGTGGACACAGACGATCTTTCGGTAAAACAAGAACTGATGCCTGCGAGAACAGCGGAGGCATTGCACTATCACAACAAGGCAAACCAGTTCTTCTTTATTCTTAAAGGCACTGCCACATTTGAGGTGGACCAAGTTACTAATATAGTAAACATGCATCAGGGTATAGAAATTAAAGCAGGCCAAAAGCATAGGGTAAGCAACGAATCCGCTGGCGACCTCGAATTCATTTTGTACTCTCAACCATCAACAAAAAATGACCGAACCAATTGCTAATATGGAAATTCCAACAGTTTTGGTTGCACTACCTGGAGGTGAAAAGATTAAAGCGGGCATTATTGGCG
It encodes the following:
- a CDS encoding cupin domain-containing protein, with product MNAILSKDKCLSKYTWGDNCTGWNFVDTDDLSVKQELMPARTAEALHYHNKANQFFFILKGTATFEVDQVTNIVNMHQGIEIKAGQKHRVSNESAGDLEFILYSQPSTKNDRTNC
- a CDS encoding MBL fold metallo-hydrolase — encoded protein: MSLYIASINSGSNGNCYYVGNETDAILVDAGLSCREIEKRMARMGLDLKMVRAIFISHEHTDHVTAVPVLAKRYDLPVYITPRTTFTGRQFLQQHMIFPFVAYHPVSINGISVTAFPKIHDAAEPHSFTITYNGIKVGVITDIGSACDHVIANFKGCHAAFLEANYDEQMLMNGRYPYHLKRRISGGRGHISNAQALKLFTDHKSAHMSHLLLAHLSRDNNDPQLVEDLFRLHAGRTNIVVASRFHESAVYHITGKHIAEPVVPLWTESKQLQYALF
- a CDS encoding glycosyltransferase family 2 protein, with translation MNAKINKLSIVIPAYNEANTIHLILNKIMAVDLLDDIEKEIIIVNDCSTDDTAGAVANYCAKYPGVNIQYFEHELNKGKGAALHTGISKATGEYLIIQDADLEYDPQEYNDLLKPICKGFADVVYGSRFMGSNPHRILFFWHTIGNKFLTFLCNMFSNLNLTDMETCYKLFNTKLIQGLSLRENRFGFEPEVTIKLSRIPKLRLYEVGISYYGRTYDEGKKIGWKDGVRAIYCILKYGLFGAK
- a CDS encoding sigma-54-dependent transcriptional regulator; its protein translation is MAKILIIDDERAIRSTLREILEYEDYIVEDVDNGIDGLELIKKNDYDLVLCDIKMNRMDGMEVLTEGLTIKPDLPFIMISGHGTVETAVEASKKGAFDFISKPPDLNRLLITVRNALDRGSLVTEAKTLKRKVSKVRPILGTSQAISRIQETIDRVAPTEARVLITGANGSGKELVARWLHEKSNRANAPLIEVNCAAIPSELIESELFGHEKGSFTSAVKQRIGKFESASGGTLFLDEIGDMSHSAQAKVLRALQESKITRVGGEKEIEVDVRVVAATNKDLLKEIEDGNFRMDLYHRLSVILIHVPPLTERRDDIPLLTQNFLEEICNEYGMTVKKVSEAGMEALKALPWTGNIRELRNMIERLIILSDKVITDADVKAFANPSAPVTHAGGEAAIGSTTAAAPQQDFNQFKNFQEYKDFAEREYIKFKLEKNNWNVSKTADDIDIQRSHLYSKIEKYGLKRGE
- a CDS encoding GNAT family N-acetyltransferase codes for the protein MTIKDFDILVASEKHVDFAQQITIEMAESAKARGTGIAQRSPEYVANKMLEGKAVIAFHKDGTWAGFCYIETWSHGDFVANSGLIVNPIFRKVGLANAIKHEVFKLSRSKYPDAKIFGLTTGLAVMKINSELGYEPVTYSELTQDEDFWKGCRSCVNYDILMSKERKNCMCTAMLYDPAEKQKHKEDKFKEISHKATLLERIENALKLRSTKIITILGISALLHKLFDN
- a CDS encoding argininosuccinate synthase; translation: MKQKVVLAYSGGLDTSFCCIYLTQDLGMEVHSVIVNTGGFSDEELKGVEERAYKMGVTSHHVVDETENFYNTCVKYLTFGNVLKNNTYPLSVSAERVSQATAIANYAKEIGAEFVAHGSTGAGNDQVRFDMIFNILIPDVKILTPIRDLKLSREEEITYLKEHGVDMNFEKAKYSINKGIWGTSVGGKETLTSNLGLPEDAWPTPVTESAARNLTLEFKQGELFAIDGTGYDHPTKAIQALQAITQPYGIGRDIHVGDTIIGIKGRVGFEAAAPIVIIKSHHTLEKHVLTKWQLSWKDQLASFYGNWLHEGQFHDPIMRDIEAFLNSTQAKVSGKVFVELNPYRFQVTGIESDHDLMSNKFGSYGEMNNAWTGEDVKGFSKIFGNQVMIYHKVNSAE